A single Nycticebus coucang isolate mNycCou1 chromosome 16, mNycCou1.pri, whole genome shotgun sequence DNA region contains:
- the NRROS gene encoding transforming growth factor beta activator LRRC33, with translation MELLPFWLCLSFHLLTVEWKNRSGMATAAAQGGCKLVGGAADCRGQSLSSVPSSLPLHSQMLILDANPLKTLWNHSLQPYPLLESLSLHSCHLQRIDRGAFREQGRLHSLNLADNSLSENYKEAAAALHTLPALQRLDLSGNSLTEDMVALMLQNVSSLESVSLVRNTIMRLDDSVFEGLEHLRELDLQRNYIFEIEGGALDSLTELRHLNLAYNNLPCIVDFSLTQLRFLNVSYNALEWFLASSGDAVFELETLDLSHNQLLFFPLLPQDSKLHTLLLQDNSMGFYRDLYNASSPREMVAQFLLVDGNVTNITTVNLWEEFSSSDLSDLRVLDMSQNQFQYLPDGFLKKMPSLSHLNLNQNCLMTLHIQEHEPPGALMELDLSHNQLSELSLAPGLTGCLRSLRLFNLSSNQLLGVPSGLLANASNITTLDMSHNQISFCAQPAASEQAGSPSCVDFRNMASLRSLSLEGCGLGVLPDCPFRGTPLTHLDLSNNWGVLNKSIASLRDIAPKLQVLSLRNVGLSSSFGSPELDFSGFRNLRHLDLSENSLTSFPKFRDGLALQTLDLRRNSLTALPQRTVSEQLLRGLQTIYLSQNPYDCCGVEGWGDLQHLQTVADWASVTCSLSSKVIRVVELPRGVPQECKWERMDMGLLYLVLVLPSCLTLLVACTVTFLTFKKPLLQVIKTRCHWSSIY, from the exons ATGGAGTTGCTGCCCTTTTGGCTTTGCCTGAGTTTTCACCTCCTGACAGTGGAATGGAAGAACAGAAGTGGAATGGCCACAGCAGCTGCCCAAGGAGGATGCAAGTTG GTGGGTGGAGCCGCTGACTGCCGAGGGCAGAGCCTCTCTTCCGTGCCCAGCAGCCTCCCGCTGCATTCCCAGATGCTCATCCTGGATGCCAACCCTCTCAAGACCCTGTGGAATCATTCCCTGCAGCCTTACCCTCTCCTGGAGAGCCTCAGCCTGCACAGCTGCCACCTGCAACGCATCGACCGGGGTGCCTTTCGGGAGCAAGGCCGCCTGCACAGCCTGAACCTGGCGGACAACTCCCTGTCAGAAAACTACAAGGAGGCAGCAGCTGCTCTCCACACCCTGCCAGCTCTGCAGAGGCTGGACTTGTCTGGAAACTCCCTGACGGAGGACATGGTGGCCCTCATGCTCCAGAACGTCTCCTCACTGGAGTCGGTGTCCCTGGTGAGGAACACCATCATGAGGCTGGATGACTCTGTCTTTGAGGGCCTGGAGCACCTTCGGGAGCTGGATTTGCAGAGGAACTACATCTTTGAGATCGAGGGAGGTGCTTTGGACAGCTTGACTGAGCTGAGACACCTCAACCTGGCGTATAACAACCTGCCCTGTATCGTGGACTTCAGCCTCACACAGCTGCGGTTCCTTAATGTCAGCTATAACGCCCTGGAGTGGTTCCTGGCCTCTAGCGGAGACGCTGTCTTTGAGCTGGAAACGCTGGATCTGTCTCACAATCAGCTGCTGTTCTTCCCCCTCCTGCCGCAGGACAGCAAGTTGCATACCCTCCTGCTGCAGGACAACAGCATGGGCTTCTACAGGGACCTGTATAATGCCTCATCGCCAAGGGAGATGGTAGCCCAGTTCCTTCTTGTGGATGGCAACGTGACCAACATCACCACTGTCAACCTCTGGGAAGAGTTTTCCTCTAGCGACCTCTCAGATCTCCGCGTCTTGGACATGAGCCAGAACCAGTTCCAGTACCTGCCAGATGGCTTCCTGAAGAAAATGCCATCCCTCTCCCACCTGAACCTTAACCAGAACTGCCTGATGACACTCCACATACAGGAACACGAGCCCCCAGGGGCACTCATGGAGCTGGACCTGAGCCACAACCAGCTGTCGGAGCTGTCCTTGGCTCCGGGACTCACTGGCTGCCTGCGGAGCCTCCGCTTGTTCAACCTGAGCTCCAACCAGCTCCTGGGTGTCCCCTCTGGCCTCCTTGCCAATGCCAGTAATATCACTACACTTGACATGAGCCACAATCAGATCTCATTCTGTGCCCAGCCAGCTGCCTCAGAGCAGGCGGGCAGCCCCAGCTGCGTGGATTTCAGGAATATGGCCTCTTTGAGGAGCCTCTCCCTGGAGGGTTGTGGGTTGGGGGTTTTACCAGACTGCCCATTCCGGGGGACCCCCCTCACTCACTTAGACCTATCCAACAATTGGGGGGTTCTGAATAAGAGCATTGCCTCTCTCCGCGACATTGCCCCCAAGTTGCAGGTCCTTTCTCTCAGGAATGTGGGCCTCAGTTCCAGCTTTGGAAGTCCAGAGTTGGACTTCTCTGGGTTTAGGAATTTGAGGCATCTGGATCTGTCAGAAAATTCCTTGACCAGCTTCCCAAAGTTCAGGGATGGCCTAGCCCTGCAGACCCTGGATCTCCGCAGAAACTCGCTCACAGCCCTTCCCCAGAGGACCGTGTCTGAGCAGCTCCTGAGAGGTCTGCAGACCATCTACCTCAGTCAGAATCCATATGACTGCTGTGGGGTGGAGGGCTGGGGGGACCTGCAGCATCTGCAGACTGTGGCCGACTGGGCCTCGGTCACATGCAGCCTCTCCTCCAAGGTCATCCGTGTGGTGGAGCTGCCGAGGGGTGTGCCTCAGGAATGTAAGTGGGAGCGGATGGACATGGGCCTGCTCTACCTGGTGCTGGTTCTCCCCAGCTGCCTCACCCTGCTGGTGGCCTGCACTGTCACCTTCCTCACTTTTAAGAAGCCTCTGCTTCAGGTCATCAAGACCCGCTGCCACTGGTCCTCCATATACTGA